CGGACTGGGCACCGGCGTCGATGGCAGCCTTGACGGCGGCGACATCGCCGACGATCGTGGCGCTAACCAGCGCGCTGCCGACGTTCTTCATCGGGCCGACCAGTTCGACATTGGCAGCCTTGAGCATGGCGTCGACGCCCTGCACGAGCGAGATGAGACCTTTGGTTTCGAGAAGTCCGAGTGCTTGGGACATGATTGCGTGAGTTAAGGTTTCTTTGGGTTGATTTTGAAAGTGGTGGTAATCAGTTGGCCGGGGCGAGGCGCGCCTGCATGAAGCGGTAAACTTCGCGGGCGACGACCAGCTCTTCGTTGGCCGGAATGACGAGCGCCTTGATGGCGGCGTCGGGGGTGGAGAAAATCCCCTCGTCCTTGAGGGAATCGTTGGTAGCGGTGTCGAGTTTCAGCCCGAAGGGCTCCAGACCAGCGCAAACGGCGGCACGCAGGCAGGGATTGTTCTCGCCGATACCGCCGGTGAAGGCGATAGCGTCGATGCCACCCATCTGCCAGAATAAGCCGCCCGCCCACTGGCGAATGCTGTGGATCAGGACGTCCATGGCGAGCTTGGCGCGCTCATTGCCTTCTGCGGAAGCATCCAGCAGGTCGCGCACATCGTTGCTCACGCCCGAGAGGCCGAGCAGCCCACCCTCCTTGGTCAGTTGGCGCTCGATCTCGTCGATCGAGAGTCCGCCGACCTTGGCCATGTAGGGCACAGCCATGGAGTCGAGGTCGCCCACGCGGTTGTTCTGCGGGAGGCCACCCTGCGGGGAAAAGCCCATGCTGGAGCCAATTGCCACGCCATTGCGGATACCTGTGACAGAGCTACTGCCACCGAGGTGGCAGGAGACGACGCGCAGCGGCTTTTCCACCGGCGTATCACCTTTCTGATACAGGCTCTGAACCTTGGCAGCGACATCGTCGCGACCCAGAAGTTGCGCCGAGCGCTCAGCCACAAACTTGTGACTCGCACCGTGGAAGCCGTAGCGGCGGACACCGAGCTCGAACCAGCTCTCCGGGACAGCGTAGCGGCAGGCCGCGGGGCTCATCCACTGGTAGAATGCCGTCTCAAACAGAGCCACACGCGTGACCTTTGGCATGACCTTGGCGAACATTTTAATCCCGTTCGCGTAGGCCGGGTTATGAGCCGGGGCGATAGCCTCAAAGCCCGCCAGGGCCGCGAGGACTTTCTCGTCTGCCTCGACACAGCCGCTCAGATCCTTACCGAGCACGGTTTTGAAACCGACCGCGTCCAGATCGTCAGCGCCTGTGAGGTGGCCCTCAGCTTCGAGGTTCTTGATACAGTCCTCGATGACCGGGCCGAAGTCCTCAACGCGCTCGTACCCTCCCTTGGCAAGGAGAGTCTCTGCCACGCCGTCCAGCTCGAAGAGCCGGTACTTGAACGAGGTCGAGCCGAGATTGGAGACGAGTATTTTCACCGCTGCTTAGGTAAGTCTAAAGCTGAATGGCTGGGCTGTGCAGGAAGTGGCCGGATATGGCCAAGACTTCTTCCACACGCCAGCACTCAAGCCGTAAACGTCTGTCTTAGCCGATCCAGGGGCCGAGCTTGGAAAGGTCGTCGTGGGGGCGAGGGATCACCTGCACACCGACCACCTGGCCGACTGCAGAGGCGGCCTCAGCACCGGCGTCAACGGCAGCCTTGACTGCAGCGACATCGCCGTGGAAGAACCCGGTGACGATCCCGCTGCCGATTTTTTCCCAGCCAGCGAGGGTGACGTCAGCCGACTTGAGGGCGGCGTCCGTAGCTTCGAGCAGGCTGATCAGGCCCTTGGTTTCGATCATACCGATAGCTTGTTTTGCCATTTTCGGAAATGTGTTGGATGTTGGATTTTACAGTTCGAACTGCTTGATGAGGTCCGCGTGCGGACGGGGGATGACGTGCGAGGAGACGAGCTCGCCCACGCGTGCAGCTGCTTCAGAGCCGGCGTCTACCGCCGCTTTGACGCTGCCGACGTCGCCCTTGACCATGACGGTAATGAAACCGCCGCCGATCTGGACGCTGCGCGAGAGGGTGACTCCTGCCGCCTTGACCATAGCGTCGCTGGCTTCAATGCTGCCAACGTAGCCCTTGGTTTCGACCATGCCTATTGAATCGCTCATGTGATGTTGTTGGGTTGGTTTTAAGGAGGGTTCTTAAAGTTCGGGGTGTATTGAAAATTAAATACGCTGGGCGGAACTACTTGATCAGCTCCACCTGGCTGTCCGGGCCGAGACGGCAGGCGTTGCCCTCGTCGGTGTCGATGTGGACCTCCAGCTTGAAGGACTTGTCCACGCGGACGAAAATCTTGTCGAAGGTCATGCCCAGCTCGCCGCCGACACGCATCTTCATAAAGTCGCCCTGCTTGACGCCGTAGTGCGCGGCATCTTCGGGGGCCATGTGCACGTGCGGGGCGGCGCGGATGACGCCCTTGTCCAGCTCCAGGAAGCCCTTGGGGCCCATCAGCATGCAGCCGGGGGTGCCCTCGATGTTACCGGACTGGCGCACCGGGATGTCGTAGCCCAGTGCGATCGCATCCGTAAAGGACAGCTCCACCTGATTGAGCGGGCGGCACGGGCCGAGGATGCGCAGGTTAGAAATAACACGGCTGCGCGGACCGACCAGTGTGACGGATTCCTGTGCGGCGTACTGCCCTTCCTGATAGAGCCACTTCATGGGCGTCAGCTGATGGCCGGGGCCAAAGAGCTTCTCAACGGCCTCGGGCGAGAGGTGGCAGTGGCGGGCGCTCACGTTGACCACGAGGGGGTTCGGAGCCTGGCTGGCAGCTGCCGGCGCGGACTTGCCGAGCTGCTTGTAAATACTCTCACGCACCAGCCGCTCAATAGCGGTACGGGTCAGATCAGGAGTAGTTTGGGCCATGTAAAATGAAAGGGGCTTGAAAGGATTCTAGAAGATTATGCACGAAATCTCTCAAAATCTTCCAAACCTGTCAATAGCAATCCTCTCCCCTTTCGCACGGTTTTTCAAAATAATTCGGCCCCTGCTAGATGTTACCTTTCGGTAACATAAAAAGCATTCAGGCGTATCGGAGTGCCAGCGATACTTGGCTCACTCAGCCCGCCGAGTCCGTATAGCAGCCCAGGCAAAGAGCAGCGCACTGAGGCCGACGAACCAGTCCCCGTAGCGCACATAGGGGGTCAGACGGCCCTCCCAGCGCAGATCCCGCCCCACATCCAGCACACCGGTGCCCTGAAAGTAGATCGACCCGTTCAGACCATGTAAAACATCGCGGACACGCCCCTGCTCGTCGATCCAGCCACTCCAGCCGTTATTACCGCAGCGGACGACGGGGCGCCGTGTCTCCACCGCGCGCAGAACCGAGTGGGCAGCGTGCTGGATCGCTCCGGCCTCCTGGCCGTACCAGGCGTCATTTGTCACCACCAGGAGAAAATCCGCCCCTCCGGCCACCATCTGGCGAGCCAGCTTCGGAAAGATATCCTCGTAGCACACCAGCGGACCAGCGGTGACAGTGCCATCCGGCAGGTCAACCGGGAGCACGACCGGACCCGGTCCCTGGGCGATATCCTCCGTGGGCACGAACTTCCCGAGGAAGGGCAGGAACTTGCGAAACGGCACGAACTCGCCATAGGGCACGCGCTTCTGTTTGGCGTACCAGTCCACATAGGTACCGGTGGCCGGGTAGATGAGAAAGACGCCGTTATACCAGCGCCCGTCCGAGATGGCGAGATTACCCGAGAGCAGCGGGCAACCGGCGGAGTTGACCACCTGCTCCACCCAGGCCTGCATACGCGGGTCGCGCGGATCGAGCAGCGGGCCGGGCGTAGCCGCCTCGGGCCAGATAATCAGATCCGGATCGGAGACCACCACGCGCTCGGTCAGCGAGCTGAGCGTCATGAGGTTTTCCCGGAAGTACTGGGAATCCCATTTTTTGTTCGGGTCCGTCCAGGGCTGCACGACCCCGGCCTTGAAGAGCGGAGCCATCTCCCCGGCGTGAGGCAGGGTCTTGAAAAAGAGCCACAGACTGCCTAAAAGCATGGCCAGCGCGAGCATCAGCTCCGGGCTCAACCGTAAAAACCGCGCGAAGCCGCCTCCCGGTGAGCGTGCCAGCGAAAACGCCCCACTCAGCGAAAGCGCATTCGTAATCGGGCGTTGAGGCCGGGAATGCAAAAGCGAGCGCCCCAGACTGCGATACGGGCGTCCGTCTTCATCCAGCTCATCTTCGTCGTCCTCATTATCGGTAGGACGGGGTGGAGACTCAGCTGCGACCGAGGCGGGGTCCTTTTGCGCGGATGCTCCCCCGCCCGCTTGAGCCAACTCCTCCCGAGGGGTGGTTTCCTCTGCCTCATCACCAGCAGCGTCTTCTTCGTCGTCTTCCGTCTCGCGGACAGGATGGCCGAGACGCCAGGCATAGGCTGCGAGCGCTAGGTTAAAAAAGATCAGGATAAACGACACCCCATAGGCTCCGGTCCAGGCAGCCACCGTCAAGACGGGCGGACGTTGCCACTGACTGGCGGCCAGCGTCGCCCAAGGGAAGCCAAAAAACATCCAGCTGCGGACCCACTCCATCACTACCCAGCCTCCGGCCAGCCCCAGCAGTGCAATCACTCGCGGGCGTGTAGAGAGGGCTACCGCGCGGGGGAATAACCAGCGTGCTGCCGCGTACCATACGAGATTAAAGCCCGACATGATGCCCGAGAGGATCACGAGCGCCACCCACCCCATGGGAGGCTCCATGTGCCGCAGCCAAATGAGCAGGATAAACCAGCTCACCACACCTGCACCCCAGGCGCCGAGCAGATACGTCCGCCAGCGCGGGCGGGACGATGCCCACAGCAGCAGCGGCACAGCCAGCACGTAGGCCGCCTCCGCCACATCGAAGGGCGGGAAGGCGATCACAGCCAGCAACACCGTAAACAGCAACGCCGCCCCCATGCAAAAGAGGCGCAGAAGCTTGTTTCTGTCGGGCTCGGCCCCCTCAGAGTGGTTCATGGTGCGGGCTCGGCTGACAGCATGCGGGCAGGCCGGTTATTTCTTGGCCGGCTCGTTGGACGGAACAATTTCCCAGCCCTCGTCACGTACCATGCCCTCGGCCTTTTTCCACTTCATGGACTCGACCTTACCCTCCTTGCGGATGGAGACCATCTCGTTGCGGCCGATCTTGGGCAGCTCGCGCTTAACGGGCTGCACCTTCGGCAACTTGATGGCCTTACCGTCGGCAGTACGGCCTGCGCCAGCGGCGGCGCGGCCAGCAGGGGCGACGGCTCCAGCGGCAGGGGCGTCCTCGGGGCCCGTGGTCTGAGCGCGCTTCTGCATCTCCAGCACGCGGCGGCGGGCAGCCTCCAGCTGTTCGGGGCTATGGATAATAGCCACGCGGAAAAGCCCGGTGCAGATGTCGGTCCGCACCCGGCCAATCATGTCCTGGAAGTAGGTAAACGCTTCGCTCTTGTACTCGACGAGAGGGTCCTTCTGGCCATAGCCACGCAAGCCGACGGCGCGACGGAGCTCTTCCATTTCCGTAAGGTGGTCCTGCCAGTTTTTGTCCACCGCGCGGGTGAGCACGTAGCGCTCCAGCCCCTTAAAGGCGGTGGGATCCTCGGCAGATGAACGCTGCTCGTAGGCCTTGGCGATGCGCTCTGAGAAGAGTGTGAGCAGCTCGGCGTGGGTCTTACCAGCGGCAAGCTCCATGTCGATAGCGACGGGGAAATGCGTATTGAGCCAGGAAAGCAGCATTTCCAGGTCTTCAGACTCAGGCTGCTTATCCGCACCGGGGGCGATGGTGTCGAGGCGGGACTCCAGCTCCTCCGTTACCATTTCCTGAATGACCTCGCGCGGTTCCTCGCTGTGGAGGGCGTCGTTGCGGATGCCGTAGATGACTTCGCGCTGCTTGTTGAGCACGTCGTCGTACTGGAGCAGGCGCTTGCGGATGGAGTAGTTCTGCTGCTCGACCTTCTTCTGCGCCGACTCGATGGAGCGGTTCAGCAGCGGGTGAGCAAGGACTTCACCCTCGCTAAAGGAGCTCTGGAGAATCTTCGAGATCGGCCCGGCGTTCGCGAACAGGCGCATCAGGTCGTCTTCGAGCGAGATAAAGAACTTCGAGCGTCCGTTGTCACCCTGGCGGGCACAACGACCGCGCAGCTGGCGGTCAACGCGGCGCGACTCGTGGCGCTCCGTACCGATGACGAGCAGCCCGCCCTTATCGTTAACGCTCTCGCCCAGCTTAATATCCGTCCCGCGACCGGCCATGTTCGTGGCGATGGTGACGGCGCCGGGGCTACCAGCCTGCGAGACAATCTCCGCCTCCTGCTGGTGGAACTTCGCATTGAGCACGCTGTGGGGGATCTTCGCGCGCTGAAGCATACGGCTGAGCACCTCTGAGGCCTCGACCGATGCCGTCCCCACGAGGACCGGCTGGCCGTTTTCGTGGGCAGCTTTGATATCCTCGATGACCGCGTTGTACTTCTCGCGGCGGGTCTTATAAATGACGTCGTTTTCGTCCACACGCTGGCAAGGCTTGTGCGTGGGGATAACCATGACCTCCAGGCCGTAAATGTCGTGAAACTCGCCCGCCTCGGTCTCGGCCGTACCGGTCATCCCGGCCAGCTTTTCGTAGAGGCGGAAGTAGTTCTGAATCGTGATCGTAGCGTAGGTCTTGGACTCCTTCTCGATCTTGACGCCTTCCTTGGCCTCGACGGCCTGGTGCAGTCCATCGGACCAACGGCGGCCCGGCATCATACGGCCGGTGTTTTCGTCGACGATGGCGACCTTGCCCTCGTGGATGACGTATTCCTTGTCACGCTCATACAGGGAGTAGGCGCGCAGGAGCTGGCTGATGCAGTGGATATCCTCCGAGCGTTTGCCAAAGATTTCCTCTTCCTTCTGCTTTTCCTTCATCTTCTCCTCGTCCGAGAATGAGGGATCGCGGTCGATCTCCATGAAGATGGTAGGCAGGTCGGGCAGCATGAAGGCGTCCGGATCATCCGGGCGCATGGCGGTGCGACCCTTTTCGGTCAGGTCGCTCTGGTGCTGCTTTTCGTCGATAGTGTAGTAAAGCTCTTCCTTGAGCGCATACATGATCTTCTTCTGGAAGTCAGAATGCATCTCGGTGTCGTACTTCTCGAAGGCGCGGCGCAGGTGCCCGTGCTCCATCATCTTCATGAAGGTACGGTTCTTCGGCATGCCAAGCTTGACCTGCACGAGCTTACTCAGGGCCTCGTCGCGGGCTTCCTTGTCCACGTTCTCCTTGGAGAGAATTTCCTGGGCCTCGTTGGCCAGATGGGTGCAAAGGCGTGTCTGCAGGGAGACGAGCTTCTGGACGGCAGGCTTGTGATCGAGGAACGGGGCCTGGCGATCTTCGGGAACGGGGCCGGAAATAATGAGCGGGGTACGAGCCTCGTCGATCAGGATCGAGTCAATCTCGTCCACGATAACGTAGTAGTGGTCGCTCTGCGCCTGATCTTCGCTGCGGGTGGCCATGCCATTATCGCGCAGGTAGTCGAAGCCAAACTCCGAAGCGGTCCCGTAGGTCAGGTCGCAGCCGTAGGCGGCCCGCTTTTCCTCGGGGTTTTGCTGGTTCTTGATCACGCCCACGGTCAGACCGAGGAACTTGAAAAGGTGGCCCATCCACTGGGCATCACGCTCAGCCAGGTACTCATTGACGGTACACAGCTGGCAATTACGGCCCGACAGCGCATTCAGGTAAAGCGGCAGTGTGGAGACGAGCGTCTTACCCTCACCGGTGGCCATTTCTGCGATGCGGTTGTCATGCAGCGCCATACCACCGATCAACTGCACATCATAGTGGACCATTTCCCAGCGCAGCATATGGCCCATGACGTCAACATCCTGGCCACAGAGACGGCGGGCGGCATTCTTCACCGTGGCAAAAGCCTCGGGCAGGAGCCCGTCCAGAATCTGCTGATTGGCTTCGGCCAGGCGGTCAGCATCGGGGTTGTCGCCCAGGCGGGAGCGAGCCTCCTCCATCTCCTTCTGATAACGGGCGCGGAACTCGTCCGTCTTGGCGCGCAATTGCTCGTCACTGAGGGACTGGTACTCCACCTCCAGCTTGTTGATCTGCACGATGATGGGCTGCGCTTTCTTCAGAAAGCGGCGGTAGTGGCTGCCCGCGAATTTCTTGAAAATCTTGGTGATCATGATCGGACCTATCCGTCTCGGAAAAGGAAAAGTGGAAAAGGTTGCCAACAAATCTTCCCCTTGGCAAGGCAGGACATAGTCCTGCACCTGTGATCCTCCGGATCACAAATGCCTTTGCCTGAAGCAAAGGCAGGAAGGGCCTCCCCCTCTTGGCAAGCTCCGGCTGGAGCAGCATTTAGGGACTGTGCTCCTACGCGGCCAGAAAGGCCGCTACACCGGCAACTCACCATCTATCCTCCCCCAATGGTAGCGACCCCGTTTCACTAAACGCTGAAGCGATGCGCAGCATCGAAGGTGCAGGCTGTGCCTGCCGCGGGTCTGGGCTGTGCAAGCCCAGCCAGTCTCTCCAGACTCCCCTGCCCGGGATCAGTCCTCGGTACGCTCGGGATCGGCGTAGCCGGTGTCGCCGGACTTGAGCAGATCGTCGAAGTACGCGATGGTCTTCTTCAGACCCTCTTCCAGTGCCACTGTGGGCTCCCAGCCGAGCTTTTCGCGGGCCAGAGTGATGTCGGGCTTACGTTGCTTGGGGTCATCGGAGGGAAGCGGCTCAAAGACGAGCTTCGAGCTGCTACCGGTCAGTTCGATGACCTTTTCGGCCAGTTCGCGGATAGTAAACTCGCCGGGGTTGCCGATATTGCACGGGCCCGTGAAGTCCTGATCGTTGTTCATCAGGCGAATCATCCCCTCGATCAGGTCGTCGCGGTAGCAGAAGGAGCGCGTCTGCTGGCCCTCACCATAGATGGTGATCGGGTCGCCCTTGAGGGCCTGGACGATGAAGTTGGAAACCACGCGCCCGTCCTTGGGGTGCATGCGCGGGCCGTAGGTGTTGAAAATGCGGATGACGCGGATCTCGATAGCGTGCTGGCGGTGGTAGTCGAAGAACAGTGTCTCGGCCACGCGCTTACCCTCGTCATAGCAGGAGCGGATGCCGATGGTGTTGACGTTGCCCCAGTAGCTCTCGGTCTGCGGATGGACGCTCGGGTCACCATAGACCTCGGAGGTCGAAGCCTGCAGGACGCGGGCCTTTACGCGCTTGGCCAGCCCGAGGACGTTGATAGCGCCCATGACGGAGGTTTTCACCGTCTTGATCGGGTTAAACTGGTAGTGCACGGGCGAGGCCGGACAGGCGAGGTTGTAGATCTGATCCACCTCGGCCTTGAAGCCGTCCACCACGTCGTGACGCACGAACTCGAAGTTGTGGTCATCCATCATATGGATGACGTTGGCTTTGCGCCCCGTAAAGAGGTTGTCGAGACAGATGACCTCATGCCCCTGAGCAAGAAGCCGTTCGCAAAGGTGACTCCCAAGGAAGCCTGCACCACCAGTTACAAGGATACGCATAGGGTCTTTAGTAGAGGAGAACTCCGTTGGGGGAAAAGCCTAAAGTGAGCGAAGTGACAGACTTGTCACGCGTCCTCAGCCTCCCCGGCCTCGTAGCGTGCGATCCAGGCTGCGGACCAGCTCTCGTAGTCGCCGGCCTCGATGTGCTCGCGGGCCTGCCGCATCAGGTCGAGGAAGAAGTGGGTATTGTGCAGGCTCAGCAGGGTGTGGCCGGTGATCTCGTTGGCCATGTTGAGGTGGCGCAGATAGGCGCGGCTAAACTTGCGGCAGGTGTAGTTATCCAAGCCCTCAACCAGCGGCGCGGGATCTTCCTTAAAGCGGTTGTTACGCAGGTTGATCAGGCCGTCCGGGGTGAAGGCGCTGCCGTGCCGCGCCAGGCGGGTCGGCATCACGCAGTCAAACATGTCCGCCCCCAGCCCGATCATTTTCAAAAGCTGTGGCGGCGTGCCCACCCCCATGACGTAGCGGGGCTTGTCAGCGGGCAGATGCGGGATGGCCGCGGCCACCTGCTTGAGCATTTCCGGCTCAGGCTCACCCACGCTGACACCGCCGATGGCGTAGCCGGGGAAGTCCATCTGCGCCAGCGCCTGGGCGCACTCGGCGCGCTGGTCCTCAAAAACCGAGCCCTGCACGATCCCGAAGGCATGGTGCCCGCGCTCGAAAAAGCCGTCCGCCGCCGCGATATCCCGGAACTGCTGCGCCCAGCGGATGGTACGCTCCAGAGCCTTGCGGCTGTCCTCCTCCGAGCAGGGAAACGGCGGGCACTCGTCGAGCACCATGGCGATATCGCTGCCGAGTGATCTCTGGATGCGGAAGCAGCTCTCCGGGTTGAGAAAAATCTTTGTCCCGTCGATGTGGGACTGGAAGCGGATGCCGTCCTCGGTAATCTTGCGGATCTTGGCCAGGCTGAAGACCTGAAAGCCGCCACTGTCGGTCAGGATCGGTCCATCCCAGCCCATAAAGTTGTGCAGGCCGCCAAACTTCTCGATCAGCTCCGGGCCGGGCCGGAGATTCAGGTGGTAAGTATTACCGAGGATGATCTGTGCGCCGACCTCTTCAAGCTGGTTGCAGGTCATGGCCTTGACCGTGCCCTGTGTGCCCACCGGCATAAAGATCGGCGTCTGGATCTCGCCATGACGGGTCTTGAGCACGCCACGACGCGGGCCATTAGAGGCAGGGACTTTTAACTGGAAACTCGACTCCACCCGGCCAGCGTGAAAGCTCCGTGCGCGGGCGCAACGCTATTTTCAGTTTCCCGCAAGGACTTACCGCTGCTGTCGCCAGCCCAAGAGTCCGAGCGGATGCCTGCGGCTGGACGGCGCAGAGGTGAGAGAGTCCATAGCGTGAGTGGATACGGGTGAGAGGACCGTACCCCAGCACCTTGCTGGCCACTTTAGCGAGGTCAACGGGAAGGCCCTCAGCCCTCGCTAAAGGGTGAATATGAGCGATTGAACCCATATCTAGTAAGGGCAAGGGGGCGCTTGACTATTTGTGGGGGAGCCCCCAGATTGATTCTTTACTGATGATACTGGTCATCGACAACTACGACTCTTTTACCTACAATCTGGTCCAGTACCTGGGCCAGTTGGGGGCCGAACAGCGCGTCTGCCGCAATAACGAGATCACGGTCGAGGAAGCTCTCGCCCTCAAGCCTGAGCGTGTCCTGCTTTCGCCGGGTCCGTGTACGCCTGATGACGCGGGCGTTAGCCTGGACATGATCAAGGCCTTTGCCGGTAAGGTGCCGCTCTTCGGCGTGTGCCTCGGCCACCAGTGCATCGGCCAGTACTTCGGCGGCAAGGTGATCCGTGCCCCGCGCCTGATGCACGGTAAGACCTCCCCCATCCGCCACAAGGACACGGATGTTTTTAAGGGCATGCCGCAGGATTTCGAGGCGACCCGCTACCACTCGCTGCTGGTCGAGCGTGAGACGCTCCCCGAGTGCCTGGAGGTGACCGCGGAAACGACCGAAGGCGAGATCATGGGCCTGGCCCACAAGGATCTGCCCGTGTGGGGGGTACAGTTCCACCCCGAGTCCTACGCCACCGACGGTGGCCTCAAAATGCTGGAGAACTTCTTAAAGCTGTAAAAGCCCCTGCGTTTTACCTTCACAGGCTGATATTTCCAGGAAGCTTTCGCCTTCACGAGACTCTAACCCGATAACGACCTACTTCCTACCAGACGGAGCCTTCTCTTATGTATTGCCCCAAATGTGGACATAAAGACACCAAGGTGCTCGACACCCGGAT
This genomic interval from Ruficoccus sp. ZRK36 contains the following:
- a CDS encoding BMC domain-containing protein; this translates as MSQALGLLETKGLISLVQGVDAMLKAANVELVGPMKNVGSALVSATIVGDVAAVKAAIDAGAQSASAFGEVVSAHVIARPAEELAKSIIKAPAAKK
- a CDS encoding BMC domain-containing protein; the protein is MAKQAIGMIETKGLISLLEATDAALKSADVTLAGWEKIGSGIVTGFFHGDVAAVKAAVDAGAEAASAVGQVVGVQVIPRPHDDLSKLGPWIG
- a CDS encoding BMC domain-containing protein → MSDSIGMVETKGYVGSIEASDAMVKAAGVTLSRSVQIGGGFITVMVKGDVGSVKAAVDAGSEAAARVGELVSSHVIPRPHADLIKQFEL
- a CDS encoding phosphate propanoyltransferase, with amino-acid sequence MAQTTPDLTRTAIERLVRESIYKQLGKSAPAAASQAPNPLVVNVSARHCHLSPEAVEKLFGPGHQLTPMKWLYQEGQYAAQESVTLVGPRSRVISNLRILGPCRPLNQVELSFTDAIALGYDIPVRQSGNIEGTPGCMLMGPKGFLELDKGVIRAAPHVHMAPEDAAHYGVKQGDFMKMRVGGELGMTFDKIFVRVDKSFKLEVHIDTDEGNACRLGPDSQVELIK
- the lnt gene encoding apolipoprotein N-acyltransferase translates to MNHSEGAEPDRNKLLRLFCMGAALLFTVLLAVIAFPPFDVAEAAYVLAVPLLLWASSRPRWRTYLLGAWGAGVVSWFILLIWLRHMEPPMGWVALVILSGIMSGFNLVWYAAARWLFPRAVALSTRPRVIALLGLAGGWVVMEWVRSWMFFGFPWATLAASQWQRPPVLTVAAWTGAYGVSFILIFFNLALAAYAWRLGHPVRETEDDEEDAAGDEAEETTPREELAQAGGGASAQKDPASVAAESPPRPTDNEDDEDELDEDGRPYRSLGRSLLHSRPQRPITNALSLSGAFSLARSPGGGFARFLRLSPELMLALAMLLGSLWLFFKTLPHAGEMAPLFKAGVVQPWTDPNKKWDSQYFRENLMTLSSLTERVVVSDPDLIIWPEAATPGPLLDPRDPRMQAWVEQVVNSAGCPLLSGNLAISDGRWYNGVFLIYPATGTYVDWYAKQKRVPYGEFVPFRKFLPFLGKFVPTEDIAQGPGPVVLPVDLPDGTVTAGPLVCYEDIFPKLARQMVAGGADFLLVVTNDAWYGQEAGAIQHAAHSVLRAVETRRPVVRCGNNGWSGWIDEQGRVRDVLHGLNGSIYFQGTGVLDVGRDLRWEGRLTPYVRYGDWFVGLSALLFAWAAIRTRRAE
- the secA gene encoding preprotein translocase subunit SecA — encoded protein: MITKIFKKFAGSHYRRFLKKAQPIIVQINKLEVEYQSLSDEQLRAKTDEFRARYQKEMEEARSRLGDNPDADRLAEANQQILDGLLPEAFATVKNAARRLCGQDVDVMGHMLRWEMVHYDVQLIGGMALHDNRIAEMATGEGKTLVSTLPLYLNALSGRNCQLCTVNEYLAERDAQWMGHLFKFLGLTVGVIKNQQNPEEKRAAYGCDLTYGTASEFGFDYLRDNGMATRSEDQAQSDHYYVIVDEIDSILIDEARTPLIISGPVPEDRQAPFLDHKPAVQKLVSLQTRLCTHLANEAQEILSKENVDKEARDEALSKLVQVKLGMPKNRTFMKMMEHGHLRRAFEKYDTEMHSDFQKKIMYALKEELYYTIDEKQHQSDLTEKGRTAMRPDDPDAFMLPDLPTIFMEIDRDPSFSDEEKMKEKQKEEEIFGKRSEDIHCISQLLRAYSLYERDKEYVIHEGKVAIVDENTGRMMPGRRWSDGLHQAVEAKEGVKIEKESKTYATITIQNYFRLYEKLAGMTGTAETEAGEFHDIYGLEVMVIPTHKPCQRVDENDVIYKTRREKYNAVIEDIKAAHENGQPVLVGTASVEASEVLSRMLQRAKIPHSVLNAKFHQQEAEIVSQAGSPGAVTIATNMAGRGTDIKLGESVNDKGGLLVIGTERHESRRVDRQLRGRCARQGDNGRSKFFISLEDDLMRLFANAGPISKILQSSFSEGEVLAHPLLNRSIESAQKKVEQQNYSIRKRLLQYDDVLNKQREVIYGIRNDALHSEEPREVIQEMVTEELESRLDTIAPGADKQPESEDLEMLLSWLNTHFPVAIDMELAAGKTHAELLTLFSERIAKAYEQRSSAEDPTAFKGLERYVLTRAVDKNWQDHLTEMEELRRAVGLRGYGQKDPLVEYKSEAFTYFQDMIGRVRTDICTGLFRVAIIHSPEQLEAARRRVLEMQKRAQTTGPEDAPAAGAVAPAGRAAAGAGRTADGKAIKLPKVQPVKRELPKIGRNEMVSIRKEGKVESMKWKKAEGMVRDEGWEIVPSNEPAKK
- a CDS encoding UDP-glucuronic acid decarboxylase family protein, translated to MRILVTGGAGFLGSHLCERLLAQGHEVICLDNLFTGRKANVIHMMDDHNFEFVRHDVVDGFKAEVDQIYNLACPASPVHYQFNPIKTVKTSVMGAINVLGLAKRVKARVLQASTSEVYGDPSVHPQTESYWGNVNTIGIRSCYDEGKRVAETLFFDYHRQHAIEIRVIRIFNTYGPRMHPKDGRVVSNFIVQALKGDPITIYGEGQQTRSFCYRDDLIEGMIRLMNNDQDFTGPCNIGNPGEFTIRELAEKVIELTGSSSKLVFEPLPSDDPKQRKPDITLAREKLGWEPTVALEEGLKKTIAYFDDLLKSGDTGYADPERTED
- the tgt gene encoding tRNA guanosine(34) transglycosylase Tgt, whose protein sequence is MESSFQLKVPASNGPRRGVLKTRHGEIQTPIFMPVGTQGTVKAMTCNQLEEVGAQIILGNTYHLNLRPGPELIEKFGGLHNFMGWDGPILTDSGGFQVFSLAKIRKITEDGIRFQSHIDGTKIFLNPESCFRIQRSLGSDIAMVLDECPPFPCSEEDSRKALERTIRWAQQFRDIAAADGFFERGHHAFGIVQGSVFEDQRAECAQALAQMDFPGYAIGGVSVGEPEPEMLKQVAAAIPHLPADKPRYVMGVGTPPQLLKMIGLGADMFDCVMPTRLARHGSAFTPDGLINLRNNRFKEDPAPLVEGLDNYTCRKFSRAYLRHLNMANEITGHTLLSLHNTHFFLDLMRQAREHIEAGDYESWSAAWIARYEAGEAEDA
- a CDS encoding aminodeoxychorismate/anthranilate synthase component II produces the protein MILVIDNYDSFTYNLVQYLGQLGAEQRVCRNNEITVEEALALKPERVLLSPGPCTPDDAGVSLDMIKAFAGKVPLFGVCLGHQCIGQYFGGKVIRAPRLMHGKTSPIRHKDTDVFKGMPQDFEATRYHSLLVERETLPECLEVTAETTEGEIMGLAHKDLPVWGVQFHPESYATDGGLKMLENFLKL